Proteins from a genomic interval of Lycium ferocissimum isolate CSIRO_LF1 chromosome 2, AGI_CSIRO_Lferr_CH_V1, whole genome shotgun sequence:
- the LOC132046366 gene encoding putative disease resistance RPP13-like protein 1: MGAQISQLPLTHSGCPSALPIERFDHNKIAVEQDKGESSKMKDQNVEKPRKLKGILKCILYCCLFPDNYEFEKETVVQLWVAEGFFEPEEGDRMEVLANSYFDYLIEKKYVSPCKFDYVRRSMKYKITDAIHHSLRDASLLGYRKVEEAQLCSVSKHIQHLFLISKNINPSSFKILSRFEDLHTLFCQLGSSTGRVPQDLFYSVKQLRSLGLRRSSISEIPSCIGSLKYLRYLDVSETPIKYLPESIALLDNLQTLKLDGCLNLVRLPFDVSKLAKLRHLEFDILGRLSSMPVKMGNLTSLQTLRAFLVGREDGCRIEELKYLNNISGSFCLSELQNVLTSHEAKEAAMTNKKYIRKLELRWRHRGIGRPKAEEEILDCLQPDACLQELRILRYSGSVFPDWINSSYLCNIVNITLYDCRNCLVLPSLGGLPLLKSLHIIEVPLVGVIDSHFHRSYGNEVYHAFPKLEELIIDGLHGLKEWSGVVNGDFPCLSVLVIRRCPNLVSLRWLSYLCSLKNLEITDSGEISSLGNKELSSSLEFLSISNCPKLKEKYCKPKVSGWFSLSRTASGWFQIAHVPSIIIDLMWYR, encoded by the coding sequence ATGGGTGCACAAATCAGCCAACTACCACTCACTCATTCGGGGTGTCCTAGTGCGCTACCAATAGAAAGGTTTGATCATAACAAGATAGCTGTGGAGCAAGACAAAGGTGAAAGTTCCAAAATGAAGGatcaaaatgttgaaaaacctCGCAAATTGAAGGGCATTTTAAAATGCATATTATACTGCTGCCTCTTTCCTGATAATTATGAATTTGAGAAGGAAACAGTTGTCCAGCTATGGGTGGCTGAAGGATTTTTTGAACCTGAAGAAGGGGatagaatggaagttttggccAATTCCTACTTTGATTACTTGATAGAAAAGAAATATGTGTCACCTTGTAAATTTGATTACGTCAGGAGGTCAATGAAGTACAAGATCACAGACGCGATCCATCATTCTCTACGAGATGCATCACTACTAGGTTATCGAAAAGTAGAGGAAGCTCAGTTGTGCAGTGTCTCGAAACATATCCAACACTTATTTTTGATCTCAAAGAACATTAACCCATCAAGTTTCAAGATTCTCAGCAGGTTTGAGGATTTGCACACATTGTTTTGTCAACTTGGCTCTTCTACTGGACGTGTACCTCAAGATCTTTTTTATAGTGTGAAGCAGTTGAGAAGTTTGGGTTTGCGTCGAAGTAGCATATCTGAAATACCAAGTTGTATAGGGAGTCTAAAATATTTGCGTTACTTAGATGTCTCAGAAACACCAATCAAGTATTTGCCAGAATCTATAGCTCTTCTTGATAATTTACAAACACTAAAACTTGATGGTTGTTTGAATCTTGTCAGGTTACCTTTTGATGTAAGCAAATTAGCTAAACTCCGTCATTTGGAGTTTGACATACTTGGCCGATTAAGTTCAATGCCGGTTAAGATGGGGAATCTAACCAGTCTACAAACATTGAGAGCATTCCTGGTGGGAAGGGAGGATGGTTGTCGTATTGAGGAGTTAAAGTATCTAAATAACATCAGTGGTTCATTTTGCCTTTCAGAGCTTCAAAATGTTTTGACCTCTCATGAGGCAAAGGAAGCGGCCATGACCAATAAGAAATACATTCGCAAACTAGAGCTAAGATGGCGGCATCGTGGCATTGGTAGGCCAAAGGCTGAAGAGGAGATACTAGATTGCCTTCAACCTGATGCATGCCTTCAGGAATTGCGCATCCTTCGCTACAGTGGTTCAGTGTTTCCCGATTGGATTAACAGTTCATATCTCTGCAACATTGTTAATATTACATTGTATGACTGCAGAAATTGTCTTGTTCTACCATCGCTTGGGGGATTGCCATTGTTAAAGTCACTTCACATAATTGAGGTTCCGTTGGTGGGGGTTATTGATAGTCACTTCCATAGAAGTTATGGTAATGAAGTGTATCACGCATTCCCAAAGCTAGAGGAGCTGATAATTGATGGCTTGCATGGTCTAAAAGAGTGGTCTGGAGTGGTAAATGGTGACTTCCCCTGCCTTTCTGTCTTAGTAATAAGAAGGTGCCCCAATCTTGTTTCCCTTCGATGGCTTTCATATTTGTGTTCTctaaaaaatttggaaataactgACTCTGGGGAAATTTCATCCCTGGGCAACAAAGAGCTTTCATCTTCGCTTGAATTTCTGAGTATAAGTAATTGCccaaaactaaaagaaaaatactGCAAGCCTAAAGTTAGTGGTTGGTTTTCCTTATCAAGAACAGCTAGTGGTTGGTTTCAGATAGCTCATGTGCCTTCTATAATAATTGATCTTATGTGGTATCGATGA